The genomic window GTTCAATGGAATAGCCGGGCGATGCAATATCCTGCCAACCTAAACTGTCAGAAATATTTCCGTTGGAATCAACAAGATAAAGCGAATCGCTTCCGGAAAGGCCATTGCCGATTGACTTATCGTCCACTTTCATAATGATGGTATTGGCCGGTATGGTGTAAATACCTGCGGCGATGGGATAATCGCCTTCCATGATAAGACCAAATCCATTGGGAGGAATTTTGCGCCCATTACTGGAATCTTCAATAGTGTCCGTTGAATATTTATCCCGGATGAGCCAGCCTGAGAGATCGACCGTGTCAGATGTTGGATTGTACAGTTCGATAAATTCGTTGGGAGAATCACTGCCCTCAAGGTTGTACATCACTTCGGTGATAATCACCTGTCCGTTGAGGCAAACAACGGAGAAAAGAAGAATTGTATATCGAAGAAAAACAGAGAACATGGTAGAAAGTAACGAAAAACACTTGAATTGCGTTAATAAAATCATGTAAAATACTTACGAGTAACTTACGATAATAAAAGGTTAGCATAGAGACGCAAAGCCACAGAGAGGGAAAGAACACATGAAACATATTATTATACCATCCCAAAACACTCTTCGCGAATTTTCGCGTTCTTAGGGACGAAATAATCAAATGGTTTTATCCTTAAAACAGCAGAAATTTTTAGACTTTATTCAGCATTATACAATTGAATATGGACAGGCCCCTTCCTATGAAGAAATTATGAATGGAATGGGGTTTGCCTCTCTGGGAACGGTCCACTGGTATGTCAATGCCCTGACTCACAACGGCCATCTCGATCGTTCTAAAGGACCTAACGGCAAGCGGGCTTTAAACCTCGTTCATGAGGAGCACGCGATGCCCGCCCGCCTGCCATTGTTGGGTTTAATTGCTGCTGGAGAACCCATCGAAGCGCTGGAAAACGCAGAAGCAATATCAGTACCCCAACCCTTTGTCCATCCTGAAAATTTTGTTCTGCAGGTCAAGGGTGATTCCATGATCGGTGACCATATTGAAGATGGTGATTATATTATTGTGCGTAAATCCGCTGAAGCGAACCCGGGGCAAATTGTGGTGGCACTGATCAATGGAGAAGCAACGCTCAAGCATTATCAGCCGATAAATGGCCATGTGGAACTCCATCCGCGGAATCCGGATTATCCAGTTATTACCGTCAACAAAACAGATCATTTCCAGATCAATG from Candidatus Neomarinimicrobiota bacterium includes these protein-coding regions:
- the lexA gene encoding repressor LexA, giving the protein MVLSLKQQKFLDFIQHYTIEYGQAPSYEEIMNGMGFASLGTVHWYVNALTHNGHLDRSKGPNGKRALNLVHEEHAMPARLPLLGLIAAGEPIEALENAEAISVPQPFVHPENFVLQVKGDSMIGDHIEDGDYIIVRKSAEANPGQIVVALINGEATLKHYQPINGHVELHPRNPDYPVITVNKTDHFQINGVLLYSFREY